A genomic stretch from Streptomyces venezuelae ATCC 10712 includes:
- a CDS encoding sensor histidine kinase yields the protein MRAPRLPAWTATLTWKAAVFIAVMCCALAALLGVLVHVSVTGQTVNDSREKALARLTDVTRLYEAGEPLPRFAGVDPAGLPSSLRALAVRGERGTMVTDDQGRPTMWAAGPADGRALAVRVDYTQSAETIEALDRSILGSSVLAIGATLLVGAFAVTRVTRRLHLTAQVARRISAGDLDARVADPRTKDPSRPQDEVATVSGALDTMASSLQSKLQSEQRFTADVAHELRTPLTGLSAAAELLPEGRPSELVRDRVRAMRGLTEDLLEISRLDARTETVDLAVHELGPLVERVVRAMRASGTETGVRIVRDATVETDRRRLERVLGNLIANAHKHGAPPVVVTVDGPVVSVRDHGPGYPAYLLESGPQRFRTESGGKGHGLGLTIAVGQAAVIGAELVFAEAEGGGAEALLRLPEYVALMDPGAED from the coding sequence GTGAGGGCGCCCCGGCTGCCCGCCTGGACCGCGACCCTCACCTGGAAGGCCGCGGTCTTCATCGCGGTGATGTGCTGCGCCCTCGCCGCGCTGCTCGGCGTCCTGGTCCACGTCTCGGTGACCGGCCAGACCGTGAACGACTCCCGCGAGAAGGCCCTCGCGCGGCTCACCGACGTCACCCGGCTCTACGAGGCGGGCGAGCCGCTCCCCCGGTTCGCCGGGGTCGACCCGGCCGGGCTGCCGTCCTCGCTGCGGGCGCTCGCCGTCCGCGGCGAGCGCGGCACGATGGTCACCGACGACCAGGGCCGGCCGACGATGTGGGCGGCGGGTCCGGCGGACGGCCGCGCCCTCGCGGTACGCGTCGACTACACGCAGAGCGCCGAGACGATCGAGGCGCTCGACCGGTCGATCCTCGGCTCCTCCGTCCTCGCCATCGGCGCGACGCTGCTCGTTGGCGCCTTCGCGGTCACCCGGGTCACCCGGCGGCTGCACCTCACCGCGCAGGTGGCCCGCCGGATCAGCGCGGGTGATCTCGACGCGCGCGTCGCCGATCCCCGTACGAAGGACCCCTCGCGGCCGCAGGACGAGGTGGCCACGGTGTCCGGGGCGCTCGACACGATGGCCTCCTCGCTGCAGAGCAAGCTGCAGAGCGAGCAGCGGTTCACCGCCGACGTGGCGCACGAGCTGCGCACCCCGCTGACCGGTCTTTCGGCGGCGGCCGAGCTGCTGCCCGAGGGGCGGCCCTCGGAGCTGGTACGGGACCGGGTGCGGGCGATGCGCGGGCTCACCGAGGACCTGCTGGAGATCTCCCGGCTCGACGCCCGCACCGAGACCGTGGACCTGGCCGTGCACGAGCTCGGTCCGCTCGTGGAGCGGGTGGTGCGGGCGATGCGCGCCTCGGGCACGGAGACCGGGGTGCGGATCGTGCGGGACGCGACCGTGGAGACGGACCGGCGGCGTCTTGAGCGGGTGCTGGGGAACCTGATCGCGAACGCGCACAAGCACGGGGCGCCGCCCGTGGTCGTGACGGTGGACGGCCCGGTGGTGTCCGTGCGGGACCACGGGCCGGGCTATCCGGCGTATCTGCTGGAGTCGGGGCCGCAGCGGTTCCGTACCGAGAGCGGCGGCAAGGGGCACGGCCTGGGGCTGACGATCGCGGTGGGGCAGGCGGCGGTGATCGGCGCGGAGCTCGTCTTCGCCGAGGCGGAGGGCGGCGGCGCCGAGGCGCTGCTGCGGCTGCCCGAGTACGTGGCCCTCATGGACCCCGGGGCGGAGGACTGA
- a CDS encoding penicillin-binding transpeptidase domain-containing protein, whose protein sequence is MIRYARRAAALCLVLLVALLVNSARVMVFEAESLDDNPANRRIAINRYAQPRGEIVVDGKPVTGSRDSGQQLRWERTYRQGPLYAPLTGYSSQTYGTTLVEHAEDDVLSGTEPMLAPLPLWNDLTRGRQPGGDVVTTIRASMQEAAFRGLDGKRGAVVAVEPHSGRILALVSSPSYDPGVLSGTGPGVKEAWRRLNTSPNQPMLNRALRQTYPPGSTFKIVTAAAALDAGVVRDVEAPTDTPDPFVLPGTRQVLPNEATGCGDASLAYAIQWSCNTVMAGLGVEVGLAGMVDAVERFGFNDTALRVPSWVAKSNFDREMSPDQLALSSIGQFDTTATPLQMAMVASAVANNGEIAQPYLVDRTTTSGGTTVDRTGRRSYRQAMNPATAMQLQRLMLKAVADGTGTNAAIPGARVGGKTGTAQHGFGNTGTPYAWFIAWAQAEDSAQPAVAVAVVVEDAEAARTDISGGGSAAPIAKAVMEEALRLEAKARG, encoded by the coding sequence GTGATCCGGTACGCCCGGCGGGCCGCCGCGCTCTGTCTGGTGCTGCTCGTGGCGCTGCTCGTCAACTCCGCCCGGGTGATGGTCTTCGAGGCCGAATCGCTCGACGACAACCCGGCCAACCGGCGGATCGCGATCAACCGCTACGCGCAGCCGCGCGGCGAGATCGTCGTCGACGGGAAGCCGGTCACCGGCTCCCGCGACAGCGGACAGCAGCTGCGCTGGGAACGGACCTACCGGCAGGGGCCGTTGTACGCGCCGCTGACCGGCTACTCCTCGCAGACGTACGGCACCACCCTGGTCGAGCACGCCGAGGACGACGTGTTGTCGGGCACCGAACCGATGCTGGCGCCGCTGCCCCTCTGGAACGACCTCACCCGGGGCCGGCAGCCCGGCGGGGACGTCGTGACGACGATCCGCGCCTCGATGCAGGAGGCCGCCTTCCGGGGACTCGACGGCAAGCGGGGCGCGGTCGTGGCGGTGGAGCCGCACAGCGGCCGCATCCTGGCGCTGGTCAGCTCGCCCTCGTACGACCCCGGTGTCCTCTCCGGTACGGGCCCGGGCGTCAAGGAGGCCTGGCGGCGGCTCAACACCTCGCCGAACCAGCCGATGCTGAACCGGGCGCTGCGGCAGACGTACCCGCCGGGCTCCACGTTCAAGATCGTGACGGCCGCGGCGGCGCTCGACGCGGGAGTGGTACGGGACGTGGAGGCGCCGACCGACACCCCGGACCCCTTCGTGCTGCCCGGCACCCGGCAGGTGCTGCCGAACGAGGCGACGGGCTGCGGCGACGCGTCCCTCGCGTACGCGATCCAGTGGTCGTGCAACACGGTGATGGCCGGCCTCGGGGTGGAGGTGGGCCTGGCCGGGATGGTCGACGCGGTGGAGCGCTTCGGCTTCAACGACACGGCGCTCCGCGTGCCGTCCTGGGTGGCGAAGTCCAACTTCGACCGGGAGATGAGCCCGGACCAGCTGGCGCTCTCGTCGATCGGGCAGTTCGACACGACGGCCACGCCGCTGCAGATGGCGATGGTCGCGTCGGCCGTCGCCAACAACGGGGAGATCGCCCAGCCGTACCTCGTCGACCGGACGACGACCTCGGGCGGGACGACCGTCGACCGCACCGGCCGCCGCAGTTACCGGCAGGCCATGAACCCGGCCACCGCGATGCAGCTCCAGCGGCTGATGCTGAAGGCCGTGGCGGACGGCACCGGGACGAACGCGGCGATCCCCGGGGCCCGGGTCGGCGGCAAGACCGGCACGGCCCAGCACGGCTTCGGCAACACCGGTACTCCGTACGCCTGGTTCATCGCCTGGGCCCAGGCCGAGGACTCGGCCCAGCCGGCGGTCGCGGTGGCGGTCGTGGTCGAGGACGCGGAGGCCGCGCGGACGGACATCAGCGGGGGCGGGAGCGCGGCCCCGATCGCGAAGGCGGTGATGGAGGAGGCCTTGCGCCTCGAGGCGAAGGCGCGGGGGTGA
- a CDS encoding ferritin-like domain-containing protein, giving the protein MSTRDLYTTAPSAPGWQVPATGAARFSWEYEEGRERLLALYQKGKDKQWDGATRIDWDLDVDPYDPLGTPDEVLTLHGTRHWAKMTEKDKGDLRRHYASWQFSQFLHGEQGAMICAARIVESVPDLDAKFYSATQTMDEARHAEIYGRFLHDKIGMLYPINDNLRSLLDDTLRDSRWDMPYLGMQVLIEGLALAAFGMIRDTTDKPLPKQILAYVMQDEARHVAFGRMALRDYYKQLSDAELREREEFVIEGCYLMRDRLRGVEVLDNFGIPRKEAEELTEQSEFLHLFRKLLFSRIVPCVKDIGLWGERLQKAYLDMGVFDLGDSNLDLLMTQDEEIAERLDAERFAKEERARVTEVADAIAAGAAEA; this is encoded by the coding sequence GTGTCGACGCGCGACCTCTACACCACGGCCCCGTCCGCCCCGGGCTGGCAGGTGCCGGCCACCGGCGCCGCCCGCTTCTCCTGGGAGTACGAGGAAGGCCGCGAGCGCCTCCTCGCCCTCTACCAGAAGGGCAAGGACAAGCAGTGGGACGGCGCGACACGGATCGACTGGGACCTCGACGTCGACCCGTACGACCCGCTCGGCACCCCCGACGAGGTGCTGACCCTCCACGGCACCCGCCACTGGGCGAAGATGACCGAGAAGGACAAGGGCGACCTGCGCCGGCACTACGCCTCCTGGCAGTTCAGCCAGTTCCTCCACGGTGAACAGGGCGCCATGATCTGCGCCGCGCGGATCGTCGAGTCCGTGCCCGACCTGGACGCCAAGTTCTACTCGGCGACCCAGACCATGGACGAGGCCCGGCACGCCGAGATCTACGGGCGCTTCCTCCACGACAAGATCGGCATGCTCTACCCGATCAACGACAACCTCCGGAGCCTGCTCGACGACACCCTGCGCGACTCCCGCTGGGACATGCCGTACCTCGGCATGCAGGTCCTCATCGAAGGCCTCGCCCTCGCCGCCTTCGGCATGATCCGCGACACCACCGACAAGCCGCTGCCCAAGCAGATCCTGGCGTACGTGATGCAGGACGAGGCCCGGCACGTGGCCTTCGGCCGGATGGCGCTGCGCGACTACTACAAGCAGCTGTCGGACGCCGAACTCCGCGAGCGCGAGGAGTTCGTCATCGAGGGCTGCTACCTGATGCGCGACCGGCTGCGCGGCGTCGAGGTCCTGGACAACTTCGGCATCCCGCGCAAGGAGGCCGAGGAACTGACCGAGCAGAGCGAGTTCCTGCACCTCTTCCGCAAGCTGCTCTTCAGCCGGATCGTCCCCTGCGTCAAGGACATCGGCCTGTGGGGCGAGCGCCTCCAGAAGGCCTACCTCGACATGGGCGTCTTCGACCTCGGCGACTCCAACCTCGACCTCCTCATGACGCAGGACGAGGAGATCGCGGAACGGCTCGACGCGGAGCGCTTCGCGAAGGAGGAGCGGGCCCGGGTGACGGAGGTGGCGGACGCGATCGCGGCCGGGGCGGCGGAGGCCTGA
- a CDS encoding FtsW/RodA/SpoVE family cell cycle protein translates to MTAPRTDAPPPGVRLPKRRGVELSLLVCAVLISVCGYAEVGLARSGAVPPDAVRYGAGLGLLALVAHLAVRFRAPYADPLLLPIAVLLNGLGLVLIYRLDLETPNDQAAATQLVWSTLGVALFIVVVLLLRDHRTLQGYAYVSVAAALALMILPIFFPAVNGAKIWIRIGGLSFQPGEFAKILLAVFFAAYLAANRNALAYTGRRIWIFQFPTGRVLGPIVAIWLLSVGVLVLERDLGTSLLFFGLFVIMLYVATGRTGWIAVGLVLASAGAFLVGSLEPHVHSRVQDWLDPFASIRAGDGPGQLAQSLFSFAAGGMLGSGLGLGHSVLIGFATKSDFILATAGEELGLVGLTALFLLYALLVARGYRAGLSLRDPFGRLLAIGLASIVALQVFVIAGGVMGLIPLTGMAMPFLAQGGSSVVTNWVIVALLIRVSDSARAPQPDDADTGTLAPVKEAA, encoded by the coding sequence ATGACCGCACCGCGCACGGACGCTCCCCCGCCGGGGGTTCGCCTGCCGAAGCGCCGCGGCGTGGAACTCTCCCTCCTCGTCTGCGCCGTCCTCATCTCCGTCTGCGGCTACGCCGAGGTCGGCCTCGCCCGCAGCGGAGCCGTACCGCCGGACGCCGTCCGCTACGGAGCCGGGCTCGGGCTGCTCGCGCTCGTCGCCCATCTCGCGGTCCGGTTCCGGGCCCCGTACGCCGATCCGCTGCTGCTGCCGATCGCGGTCCTCCTCAACGGCCTCGGCCTGGTGCTGATCTACCGCCTGGACCTGGAGACGCCGAACGACCAGGCGGCGGCGACGCAGCTCGTCTGGTCGACGCTCGGGGTGGCGCTGTTCATCGTGGTCGTCCTGCTGCTCCGCGACCACCGCACGCTCCAGGGGTACGCGTACGTGTCGGTGGCCGCCGCGCTCGCCCTGATGATCCTGCCGATCTTCTTCCCCGCCGTGAACGGGGCGAAGATCTGGATCCGGATCGGCGGTCTGTCGTTCCAGCCGGGCGAGTTCGCCAAGATCCTGCTCGCCGTCTTCTTCGCCGCGTACCTCGCCGCCAACCGCAACGCGCTCGCGTACACCGGCCGCCGGATCTGGATCTTCCAGTTCCCGACGGGGCGGGTGCTCGGGCCGATCGTGGCGATCTGGCTGCTGAGCGTCGGGGTGCTCGTCCTCGAACGGGACCTCGGCACCTCGCTGCTCTTCTTCGGCCTGTTCGTGATCATGCTGTACGTGGCGACCGGCCGCACCGGCTGGATCGCGGTCGGACTCGTCCTGGCCTCCGCCGGGGCGTTCCTCGTCGGCTCGCTCGAACCCCACGTCCACAGCAGGGTGCAGGACTGGCTCGACCCGTTCGCCTCGATCCGGGCCGGGGACGGGCCGGGGCAGCTGGCCCAGTCCCTGTTCTCCTTCGCCGCCGGCGGGATGCTCGGCTCGGGACTCGGCCTCGGCCACTCCGTCCTCATCGGCTTCGCCACCAAGTCCGACTTCATCCTGGCCACCGCGGGAGAGGAACTGGGACTCGTCGGCCTCACCGCGCTGTTCCTGCTGTACGCGCTGCTCGTCGCCCGCGGCTACCGCGCCGGCCTCTCCCTGCGCGACCCCTTCGGGCGGCTCCTGGCGATCGGGCTCGCCTCGATCGTGGCGCTCCAGGTCTTCGTGATCGCGGGCGGGGTGATGGGGCTGATCCCGCTGACCGGCATGGCGATGCCGTTCCTCGCCCAGGGGGGTTCGTCGGTGGTGACCAACTGGGTGATCGTGGCGCTGCTGATCCGGGTCAGCGACTCGGCGCGCGCGCCGCAGCCGGACGACGCCGACACGGGGACGCTCGCGCCGGTCAAGGAGGCCGCGTGA